The Streptomyces tendae genome has a window encoding:
- a CDS encoding FAD-dependent monooxygenase gives MSGRPATAVVLGGSFAGLLAARALAPFARVTVVERDTLPSGPEPRRGVPQARHAHQLWSGGARALEELVPGTTGRLLAAGAHRQPVTANTVVLSPHGWYRRWDESHFMLLCTRDLLEATVRAEVLGDERVELLDRAEILALDGTRAAVTGVRVRTHDGAERTLRADLVVDATGRASRTARWLTDAGLPAPGRRDVDTGLVYASRLYRAPEGARDGFPVVNVQQDPRTGGPGRGGVLLPVEDGHWLVTLFGTRGGEPTSRADDFERFAREELRHPVIADLLGAADPRTAVSLTRATANRRFFYERMKEWPENLVVVGDALTALNPVYGHGMAVAARGAAALRATVRRHGWGSPGLARRAQRAVARPVGAAWDLALGQDVFYPGPTHGGPSARDRWLAAYVGRLMYTATGNGRIARRVTDVTSLERGAGVLLTPSVLVAALAGPLKPALTAPPLTAEERKAAGLA, from the coding sequence GTGAGCGGACGTCCCGCCACCGCCGTCGTGCTCGGCGGATCCTTCGCCGGGCTGCTCGCCGCGCGGGCCCTGGCCCCGTTCGCCCGGGTCACCGTGGTGGAGCGCGACACGCTGCCCTCGGGCCCCGAGCCCCGGCGCGGCGTCCCGCAGGCCCGGCACGCGCACCAGCTGTGGTCGGGCGGGGCGCGCGCCCTGGAGGAACTGGTGCCGGGCACCACCGGGCGGCTGCTGGCGGCGGGCGCCCACCGCCAGCCGGTCACCGCGAACACCGTGGTGCTGTCGCCGCACGGCTGGTACCGGCGCTGGGACGAGTCCCACTTCATGCTGCTGTGCACCCGGGACCTGCTGGAGGCGACCGTGCGGGCGGAGGTGCTCGGCGACGAACGGGTCGAGTTGCTCGACCGGGCCGAGATCCTCGCGCTCGACGGCACCCGCGCCGCCGTCACCGGTGTCCGGGTCCGCACGCACGACGGCGCCGAACGCACGCTGCGGGCCGACCTGGTGGTCGACGCCACCGGCCGCGCGTCCCGCACCGCCCGGTGGCTGACCGACGCCGGCCTGCCCGCCCCCGGGCGCCGGGACGTCGACACCGGGCTGGTGTACGCGAGCCGCCTCTACCGCGCCCCGGAGGGAGCCCGGGACGGCTTCCCGGTCGTCAACGTGCAGCAGGACCCGCGCACCGGGGGACCGGGCCGCGGCGGGGTGCTGCTGCCCGTGGAGGACGGGCACTGGCTGGTCACCCTGTTCGGCACCCGGGGCGGCGAACCCACCTCCCGGGCCGACGACTTCGAGCGGTTCGCCCGCGAGGAACTGCGCCACCCGGTGATAGCCGACCTGCTCGGCGCGGCGGACCCGCGGACGGCGGTGTCCCTCACCCGGGCCACCGCCAACCGCCGGTTCTTCTACGAGCGGATGAAGGAGTGGCCGGAGAACCTGGTGGTGGTCGGCGACGCGCTCACCGCGCTCAACCCCGTCTACGGCCACGGCATGGCGGTGGCCGCGCGCGGCGCGGCGGCGCTCCGTGCGACGGTGCGCCGGCACGGCTGGGGGTCGCCGGGACTGGCCCGCCGCGCACAGCGTGCGGTGGCCCGGCCGGTGGGCGCGGCCTGGGACCTCGCCCTGGGCCAGGACGTGTTCTACCCGGGCCCGACCCACGGCGGCCCGTCCGCGCGGGACCGGTGGCTGGCCGCGTACGTCGGCCGGCTGATGTACACGGCCACCGGGAACGGGCGCATCGCGCGGCGGGTCACCGACGTGACCTCGCTGGAGCGGGGCGCGGGGGTGCTGCTGACCCCGTCCGTGCTGGTGGCGGCACTGGCGGGGCCGCTGAAGCCCGCCCTGACGGCCCCGCCGCTGACGGCGGAGGAACGCAAGGCGGCCGGCCTGGCCTGA
- a CDS encoding SMP-30/gluconolactonase/LRE family protein yields MTLAFDVAVRAEAELGEGPTWDPATGRLLWIDILSSRLHTYDPATGRRTVRRTEQHVGAVKPRAGGGLVLNLRDGIGLLDPDGSFRWLHREPVPGRRGNDAAVAPDGSLFAGTMRYDEATGGGTLSRVTGDGTVTVLLDDATVSNGTGWSPDGRLMYYIDTPTRRVDVFDAGEDGTVSGRRPLAVIEEGAGFPDGLTVDADGCVWVALWDGAAVRRYTPSGELDRVIELPVPRVTACAFGGTALTDLYITTARVGLTAPHPLAGSLLVVPGAGKGVAQPAFAG; encoded by the coding sequence ATGACACTCGCGTTCGACGTCGCGGTCCGCGCGGAGGCGGAACTGGGCGAGGGCCCCACCTGGGACCCGGCCACCGGCCGGCTGCTGTGGATCGACATCCTCAGCTCCCGGCTGCACACCTACGACCCCGCCACCGGCCGGCGCACCGTGCGCCGGACCGAGCAGCACGTGGGCGCGGTCAAGCCCCGCGCGGGCGGCGGCCTGGTGCTGAACCTGCGGGACGGCATCGGCCTGCTCGACCCCGACGGCTCCTTCCGCTGGCTGCACCGCGAGCCGGTCCCCGGCCGCCGCGGCAACGACGCCGCCGTCGCCCCCGACGGCAGCCTCTTCGCGGGCACCATGCGCTACGACGAGGCGACCGGCGGCGGCACCCTGTCCCGGGTGACCGGCGACGGCACGGTCACCGTCCTGCTCGACGACGCGACCGTGAGCAACGGCACCGGCTGGAGCCCCGACGGCCGGCTGATGTACTACATCGACACGCCCACCCGGCGCGTCGACGTGTTCGACGCCGGCGAGGACGGCACGGTCTCCGGCCGCCGTCCGCTCGCCGTGATCGAGGAGGGTGCCGGCTTCCCGGACGGCCTCACCGTCGACGCCGACGGCTGTGTGTGGGTGGCGCTGTGGGACGGGGCGGCGGTGCGCCGCTACACCCCGTCCGGCGAGCTGGACCGGGTGATCGAGCTGCCCGTGCCGCGCGTCACAGCCTGCGCCTTCGGCGGAACCGCGCTGACCGACCTCTACATCACCACGGCCCGCGTGGGCCTGACCGCCCCGCACCCGCTCGCCGGGTCCCTGCTGGTGGTCCCGGGTGCGGGCAAGGGGGTGGCCCAGCCCGCCTTCGCCGGCTGA
- a CDS encoding IclR family transcriptional regulator, translated as MGRLVPAVTRALDILELFLDGDGTLSAPDIVRKLQLPRTTVHELVSTLAARKYIVPVAGQPGRYRLGVRPYQLGARYAEHLDLAAEGQQVARSVAETCDETVHVAILEHTDVIYIAKVDSTHAVRMVSAAGRRLPAHCTSVGKMLLASLPEQELAARFPDGAELAGMTPNSITDPAVLRERLAEIRGRGVAVESRESNPDVSCVAAPVRDRTGQVVAALSISVPMIRWSDDRLGELEQLAVKGAAELSERLGHRSMA; from the coding sequence GTGGGACGACTCGTACCAGCCGTGACCCGGGCTCTCGACATCCTCGAGCTCTTCCTCGACGGGGACGGCACGCTCTCCGCCCCCGACATCGTGCGGAAGCTGCAGCTGCCCCGCACCACCGTCCACGAGCTGGTCAGCACGCTCGCGGCACGCAAGTACATCGTCCCGGTGGCCGGACAGCCGGGCCGCTACCGGCTGGGCGTCCGGCCGTACCAGCTGGGCGCCCGCTACGCCGAGCACCTGGACCTGGCCGCCGAGGGCCAGCAGGTCGCCCGGTCCGTCGCCGAGACCTGCGACGAGACCGTGCACGTGGCGATCCTGGAGCACACCGACGTCATCTACATCGCCAAGGTCGACTCCACGCACGCGGTGCGGATGGTGTCGGCAGCCGGCCGCCGGCTCCCCGCGCACTGCACCTCCGTCGGCAAGATGCTGCTGGCCTCCCTCCCCGAGCAGGAACTGGCCGCGCGCTTCCCCGACGGCGCGGAGTTGGCCGGGATGACCCCGAACAGCATCACCGACCCGGCCGTCCTGCGCGAGAGACTCGCGGAGATCCGCGGCCGGGGCGTGGCGGTGGAGAGCCGTGAGTCCAACCCGGACGTCTCCTGCGTCGCCGCGCCGGTGCGCGACCGTACCGGACAGGTGGTCGCCGCGCTGTCCATTTCCGTACCGATGATCCGCTGGAGCGACGACCGCCTGGGCGAGCTGGAGCAGCTCGCCGTCAAGGGCGCCGCCGAACTCTCCGAGCGCCTTGGCCACAGGAGCATGGCATGA